The Syntrophaceae bacterium genome contains a region encoding:
- a CDS encoding CoA transferase subunit A produces the protein MSKVMTMKEAVAAHVQDGDFVYIGGYICRTPFSAVHEIIRQRKSGLTITRGNAADDFDMMIGAGVVKRFISTFISLGLYGLARCYRRSLEKGIPHRIEVEEYTNLSLPMMLMAGAMGMPFVPVKDLLGTDLLNIRGFMGENKYKRIESPFDGRPVLLVPALNPDVGIIHVQQADEGGNAQMWGIGGDCKYGANASKKVIVSCERIVSRETIGKDPSRTIVPDFKVAAVVEEPFASHPGYTPGFYDLDLGFGYLYKEASGTVEGFEAFLKEWVYDLPDRAAYIQHFIDRFGYARFRSLQARFDFGYPVSYEY, from the coding sequence GTGAGCAAGGTCATGACCATGAAGGAGGCCGTTGCGGCCCACGTCCAGGACGGCGATTTCGTCTACATCGGCGGCTACATCTGCCGGACGCCGTTTTCCGCCGTCCACGAAATCATCCGGCAGCGGAAATCGGGACTGACGATCACCCGGGGGAACGCCGCCGACGATTTCGACATGATGATCGGCGCCGGCGTCGTGAAGCGCTTTATCTCAACCTTCATCTCTCTCGGCCTCTACGGTCTCGCCCGCTGCTACCGGCGATCCCTGGAAAAGGGCATCCCGCACAGGATCGAGGTGGAGGAGTATACGAACCTCTCGCTTCCGATGATGCTGATGGCCGGCGCGATGGGCATGCCCTTTGTCCCCGTGAAAGACCTGCTGGGGACGGACTTGCTGAACATCCGGGGATTCATGGGAGAGAACAAGTATAAACGGATCGAATCGCCCTTCGACGGCAGGCCCGTCCTGCTCGTCCCGGCCCTGAATCCCGATGTCGGGATCATCCACGTCCAGCAGGCCGACGAGGGCGGGAACGCCCAGATGTGGGGGATCGGCGGGGACTGTAAGTACGGCGCCAATGCATCGAAGAAGGTGATCGTCTCCTGTGAGCGGATTGTCAGCCGGGAGACCATAGGGAAGGACCCCTCCCGGACCATCGTGCCGGATTTCAAGGTTGCCGCCGTGGTGGAGGAGCCCTTCGCCTCGCACCCGGGATACACGCCGGGCTTCTACGACCTCGATCTGGGCTTCGGCTACCTCTACAAGGAGGCCTCCGGCACGGTGGAGGGGTTCGAGGCCTTTCTCAAGGAATGGGTGTACGACCTTCCCGACCGCGCGGCCTATATCCAGCACTTCATCGACCGGTTCGGCTACGCCC
- a CDS encoding formate C-acetyltransferase/glycerol dehydratase family glycyl radical enzyme: MKAQAVPLYAVPETRVGRLREKIVRAPQEVCIQRARYLTEAMARHWDRHPLTRMSLAFEHVLENIDVVIREGELIVGSRTSKLKGAPLFPENKSRWIAGDLENFDRRVLQRALITEEEKRELRDDILPFWEGRTAEERFEALLPEDVATDMDKYIFTMMLEITYGIGHFTMNHPRILRQGLAGAIADAGRRHGALTKAEREGEKGIFYEAVILSLKAAVAFANRYAALARDLADREATPVRRAELLEIARVCERVPEHPARTFREAIQGVYFIHLISQIESGGNSISLGRIDQILFPYYEADVAAGRITPEQARELLALLFIKTNEIWNVLEEAFIPGGEGTEGKTTQNVTVGGMDARGEDATNALSMIGLDAFADIRTVQPNFGVRLCSGSPEAFVLQAAGYAKDAVPLHFFNDEAIVPALVRAGHTLEDARDYGVVGCLEPSAQGKSFCSTFAVQFNGIKCLEFALSNGIDNIFGYLSGLETGDPASFASFDDVWNAYDRQVGHFIGQVVRGMAVLDQAVAELVPSPFASAMIDGPLEKGLDLTRGGAVYNATGVQLMGFSNIADSFTAVKKAVFEDRRCTIGELAGWLSDDWQDVENKRLFFLEKMPKYGNDDDEADAMAAKVMAHFCERLEPHRNFRGGAFWPGVFSVGFHLAFGSFTGATPDGRSAGDILGNGITPSNGRALRGPTAVMNSVAKLPLTMATNGVNLNMRFSGKRLDPAILAALVRGYFRKGGVQVQFNMIDTDVLKDAQAHPEQYRDLVIRMSGYSVTFVDLSDTAQNEIIQRMEYAV, from the coding sequence ATGAAAGCCCAGGCCGTTCCATTGTATGCCGTACCGGAGACGCGCGTCGGCCGTCTGCGGGAGAAAATCGTCCGTGCCCCCCAGGAGGTGTGCATTCAGCGTGCCCGCTACCTGACGGAGGCGATGGCCCGCCATTGGGACCGGCATCCCCTGACCCGCATGTCCCTCGCTTTTGAGCATGTGCTTGAGAACATCGACGTCGTCATCCGCGAGGGCGAACTCATCGTGGGCAGCCGGACATCGAAGCTCAAAGGGGCGCCCCTGTTCCCGGAAAACAAGAGCCGCTGGATCGCCGGAGACCTGGAAAACTTCGACCGGCGCGTCCTCCAGCGAGCCCTCATCACGGAGGAGGAGAAGCGGGAACTGCGGGACGACATCCTGCCCTTCTGGGAGGGCCGGACGGCGGAGGAGCGCTTCGAGGCCCTCCTTCCGGAAGATGTGGCTACCGATATGGACAAATACATCTTCACCATGATGCTGGAGATTACTTACGGCATCGGCCATTTCACCATGAACCACCCCCGGATCCTACGGCAGGGGCTGGCGGGAGCAATCGCAGACGCCGGCCGTCGTCATGGTGCGCTGACAAAGGCGGAGCGGGAAGGGGAGAAAGGGATCTTTTATGAAGCCGTGATTCTGTCCCTGAAGGCAGCGGTCGCCTTTGCCAACCGTTATGCTGCTCTGGCCCGCGATCTGGCAGACCGGGAGGCCACACCGGTACGGCGGGCGGAGTTGCTGGAGATCGCCCGCGTCTGCGAGCGGGTCCCGGAACATCCGGCCCGGACCTTCCGCGAGGCCATCCAGGGCGTATATTTCATCCACCTGATCTCGCAGATCGAGTCGGGGGGGAACTCCATTTCCCTCGGCCGGATCGACCAGATCCTGTTTCCGTATTACGAGGCGGATGTCGCCGCCGGCCGGATCACGCCGGAGCAGGCCCGGGAGCTCCTGGCCCTGCTCTTCATCAAGACCAACGAGATCTGGAACGTCCTGGAAGAGGCCTTCATTCCCGGGGGCGAGGGTACGGAGGGCAAGACGACCCAGAACGTCACCGTCGGCGGGATGGACGCCCGGGGAGAGGACGCGACGAACGCCCTCAGCATGATCGGCCTGGACGCCTTCGCCGATATCCGGACGGTGCAGCCCAACTTCGGCGTCCGGCTCTGCAGCGGATCACCCGAGGCCTTCGTCCTGCAGGCCGCCGGCTATGCAAAAGACGCCGTTCCGCTCCATTTCTTCAACGACGAAGCGATCGTTCCGGCCCTCGTCCGGGCGGGGCATACGCTGGAGGATGCCCGGGACTACGGGGTTGTGGGGTGCCTCGAGCCCAGCGCCCAGGGAAAGTCCTTCTGCTCCACCTTCGCCGTCCAGTTCAACGGCATCAAGTGCCTGGAGTTCGCCCTCTCCAACGGCATCGACAACATCTTCGGCTACCTCTCCGGTCTCGAGACGGGAGATCCCGCATCCTTCGCCTCCTTCGACGACGTCTGGAACGCCTACGACCGACAGGTCGGGCATTTCATCGGGCAGGTGGTGCGGGGCATGGCCGTTCTCGACCAGGCCGTCGCGGAGCTGGTTCCCTCGCCCTTCGCCTCGGCGATGATCGACGGCCCCCTGGAGAAGGGTCTGGACCTCACCCGGGGAGGAGCCGTCTACAACGCCACGGGTGTGCAGCTCATGGGCTTCTCCAACATCGCCGACAGCTTCACCGCGGTGAAGAAGGCCGTCTTCGAGGACCGGCGCTGCACCATCGGAGAGCTTGCCGGCTGGCTCTCCGACGACTGGCAGGACGTGGAGAACAAACGGCTGTTCTTCCTGGAAAAGATGCCAAAGTACGGCAACGACGACGATGAAGCCGACGCCATGGCCGCGAAGGTCATGGCCCACTTCTGCGAGCGCCTCGAGCCGCACCGGAACTTCCGGGGCGGGGCCTTCTGGCCGGGGGTCTTTTCCGTGGGATTCCATCTGGCCTTCGGGTCCTTTACGGGTGCCACCCCTGACGGCCGAAGCGCCGGCGACATTCTGGGCAACGGGATCACGCCCTCCAACGGCCGGGCTCTCCGGGGACCTACGGCGGTCATGAATTCCGTGGCGAAGCTGCCCCTCACGATGGCGACGAACGGCGTCAACCTGAACATGCGCTTCTCCGGGAAGCGCCTGGACCCGGCGATCCTCGCGGCGCTGGTCCGGGGGTATTTCCGGAAGGGCGGTGTCCAGGTACAGTTCAACATGATCGATACCGATGTCCTCAAGGATGCCCAGGCCCATCCCGAGCAGTACCGGGACCTGGTCATCCGGATGAGCGGCTATTCCGTGACGTTTGTGGATCTGAGCGACACGGCGCAGAACGAGATCATCCAGCGGATGGAATACGCCGTATAG
- a CDS encoding aldehyde dehydrogenase family protein: MQSEANVKERLNLYINGRWMAPAGTETVPVINPCSEETISTVAMGNEEDIDRAVQAARESFPAWSRTPVPMRVALLKKISQAMAARQNEIGDTIAAEMGMPAPWSRMIQAGLPIATLNSFVPILENYPFEYDMGRTRIVKEAIGVCGFITPWNYPLHQIIGKVAPALAAGCTMVLKPSQLAPLNAFLLAEILEEAGLPPGVFNLVSGAGSRVGQAIASHPEIDMVSLTGSTQSGILVARAAAQTIKRVTLELGGKSPNVLLKDADFPVAVRKGVHQCYLNSGQTCTALSRMIVPAERQEEVAALAREAAESMVMGDAFTDGVHLGPMIDPQQLHSVRACIEAGIREGATLVTGGTEQPDHLPKGFFVRPTVFADVRSDMTIAREEIFGPVLCILPYGSEEEAIEIANDSLYGLSGSVWSGDLDRARQAAKKIRSGQVFVNGADFDIDAPAGGYKQSGIGRERSKYGLEEYLEIKALIGHNPV, from the coding sequence ATGCAGTCCGAAGCGAACGTGAAGGAGCGGCTCAATCTCTATATCAACGGGCGGTGGATGGCGCCCGCCGGGACGGAGACCGTCCCCGTCATCAACCCCTGCAGCGAAGAGACGATCTCGACGGTGGCCATGGGCAACGAAGAGGACATCGATCGGGCCGTTCAGGCCGCCCGGGAGTCCTTTCCTGCCTGGTCCCGGACGCCTGTTCCGATGCGCGTGGCGCTGTTGAAGAAGATTTCGCAGGCCATGGCGGCCCGGCAGAACGAGATCGGAGACACCATCGCCGCGGAAATGGGGATGCCGGCCCCCTGGTCACGGATGATCCAGGCGGGCCTGCCCATTGCCACGCTGAACAGCTTCGTTCCCATCCTGGAAAACTATCCCTTTGAATACGACATGGGCCGGACCCGGATCGTGAAGGAGGCCATCGGGGTCTGCGGATTCATCACGCCCTGGAATTACCCCCTGCACCAGATCATCGGCAAGGTCGCCCCCGCCCTTGCCGCCGGCTGTACGATGGTCCTCAAGCCCAGCCAGCTCGCTCCACTGAATGCCTTCCTTCTCGCCGAGATCCTGGAGGAGGCCGGGCTCCCCCCGGGGGTATTCAACCTCGTCTCCGGGGCCGGCTCCCGGGTAGGGCAGGCCATTGCCTCCCATCCGGAAATCGACATGGTGTCCCTCACCGGCTCCACCCAGTCCGGAATCCTGGTGGCCCGGGCGGCGGCGCAGACGATCAAGCGGGTGACCCTGGAGCTGGGCGGAAAGTCCCCCAATGTCCTCCTGAAGGATGCGGATTTCCCCGTCGCGGTCCGCAAGGGCGTACACCAGTGCTACCTCAATTCGGGCCAGACCTGCACCGCTCTTTCCCGGATGATCGTTCCCGCGGAAAGGCAGGAGGAGGTCGCCGCGCTCGCTCGGGAAGCGGCGGAGTCGATGGTGATGGGCGATGCCTTCACGGATGGTGTCCACCTGGGACCGATGATCGATCCGCAGCAGCTCCACTCCGTTCGCGCCTGCATCGAAGCGGGAATCCGCGAGGGCGCCACCCTGGTGACGGGCGGGACGGAACAGCCGGACCATCTGCCGAAGGGATTCTTCGTCAGGCCCACCGTCTTCGCCGATGTCCGCTCCGACATGACCATTGCCCGGGAGGAGATCTTCGGGCCGGTACTGTGCATCCTTCCCTATGGCAGTGAAGAGGAGGCCATCGAGATCGCCAACGACAGCCTCTACGGACTCTCCGGATCGGTGTGGTCAGGGGATCTCGACAGGGCCAGGCAGGCGGCGAAGAAGATACGGAGCGGCCAGGTGTTCGTCAACGGCGCCGATTTCGACATCGACGCCCCCGCCGGAGGCTACAAGCAGTCCGGAATCGGCCGGGAGCGAAGCAAGTACGGCTTGGAGGAGTATCTGGAAATCAAGGCCTTGATCGGTCACAACCCCGTATGA
- a CDS encoding SDR family NAD(P)-dependent oxidoreductase has protein sequence MGQVVVITGLADGMGREVARILAKAGDTVAGFDMSAEGIDTLQKELDEISGPAARPHYLVPLNITDRQGIHRFRDEVLAKYGRVDTVLSNVGIGFFGPFEEVDLEAALKCLEINVIGAAAIFQAFLPALRKQGGGKLIAMSSLVGQIPFPFESIYSASKFAIEGMVMSLRYEVEPFGIRVALIEPAQVSTTFAAKIHKLPPEGSPYRERARRFISRDNVLIKTAPTPIQAAEKIARILREDRPAFHNQVDFMSTVFLFLNRILPVGVRDAILLNHMDIK, from the coding sequence ATGGGACAGGTGGTCGTCATTACCGGGCTGGCGGACGGGATGGGGCGGGAAGTGGCAAGGATCCTGGCGAAGGCCGGAGATACGGTTGCCGGATTTGACATGTCCGCGGAGGGCATCGACACGCTTCAGAAAGAACTGGACGAAATCTCCGGGCCTGCCGCCAGGCCGCATTACCTCGTCCCCCTCAACATCACCGACCGCCAGGGGATTCACCGCTTTCGGGACGAGGTGCTGGCAAAATACGGCCGGGTTGATACCGTCCTTTCCAACGTCGGGATCGGCTTCTTCGGTCCCTTCGAGGAGGTCGATCTGGAGGCGGCTCTTAAGTGCCTGGAGATCAACGTCATCGGCGCTGCAGCCATCTTCCAGGCCTTCCTGCCCGCCCTGCGCAAGCAGGGAGGCGGCAAGCTGATCGCCATGTCCTCCCTGGTCGGCCAGATCCCGTTTCCCTTCGAGTCGATCTATTCCGCCAGCAAGTTCGCCATCGAGGGAATGGTCATGTCCCTGCGCTACGAGGTCGAACCTTTCGGCATCCGGGTGGCCCTGATCGAGCCTGCCCAGGTCTCGACGACGTTTGCCGCCAAGATCCACAAACTTCCACCGGAGGGATCGCCCTACCGGGAGCGGGCCCGGCGCTTCATTTCCCGCGACAACGTCCTGATCAAGACGGCGCCGACCCCGATCCAGGCAGCCGAAAAGATCGCCCGCATCCTTCGCGAAGACAGGCCGGCATTCCACAACCAGGTGGATTTCATGAGCACCGTTTTCCTCTTCCTGAACAGGATTCTGCCCGTCGGGGTGCGTGACGCGATCCTGCTGAACCACATGGACATCAAATGA
- a CDS encoding NAD-dependent epimerase/dehydratase family protein, whose translation MAYTGITLVTGAAGFMGSHLVEHLASRGVRVRASARPRKDVSFFDRLGVEYVPADLTRPETLPPLFAGGVDRVFHLGAICNFSTPYERLYPTNVAGVERLTDLALKAGVKRYIHVGSTSVYGPYRGVPFREEGPRAPQDDYGRSKRDGEDVVWRRIGEGLPAVITRPCTVYGPRCTDGAGKAFSRPSSIAAIPGHGRQRLSNIRAEDVAAAVEHLSERDEAIGQAYNIAEDTNPTVEEALVLAAETFGTKPPSLHLPLGLLKIVALIDGRLSARRGRIPDLEYDAVRYLYEDYIVDNTKLKSTGYRLIYPDFRASMEQMKTCRMPAGG comes from the coding sequence ATGGCGTACACGGGGATCACGCTTGTTACCGGGGCCGCCGGATTCATGGGCAGCCATCTTGTCGAGCACCTCGCTTCCAGGGGGGTGCGAGTCCGTGCGTCGGCGCGTCCGCGCAAGGACGTCTCCTTTTTCGATCGCCTGGGCGTCGAATACGTCCCCGCCGACCTGACCCGGCCGGAAACCCTGCCACCGCTCTTCGCCGGCGGCGTGGACCGGGTCTTCCACCTGGGCGCAATCTGCAATTTTTCCACCCCTTACGAAAGACTATATCCAACCAATGTTGCCGGCGTGGAACGCCTGACGGATCTGGCCCTGAAAGCCGGCGTGAAACGTTACATCCACGTGGGTTCCACCAGTGTCTACGGACCGTACCGGGGCGTCCCCTTCCGCGAGGAAGGCCCGCGGGCTCCGCAGGATGATTACGGCCGGAGCAAGAGAGACGGAGAGGACGTCGTCTGGCGCCGCATCGGGGAAGGGCTGCCCGCCGTCATCACGAGGCCGTGCACAGTTTACGGTCCCCGCTGTACCGACGGGGCGGGCAAGGCCTTTTCCCGTCCCTCCTCGATCGCGGCCATTCCCGGTCACGGCCGGCAGCGTCTCTCCAACATCCGGGCCGAGGACGTGGCGGCCGCGGTGGAACACCTGTCTGAACGGGACGAGGCGATCGGCCAGGCCTACAACATCGCGGAGGACACCAACCCGACGGTTGAGGAGGCCCTGGTCCTGGCCGCGGAAACGTTCGGAACAAAACCTCCTTCCCTCCATCTGCCCCTGGGGCTGCTCAAAATCGTGGCCCTCATCGACGGCCGCCTGTCTGCGCGCCGGGGCCGTATCCCCGACCTGGAATACGACGCCGTCCGGTATCTCTACGAAGACTACATCGTGGACAACACCAAGCTCAAATCAACCGGCTACCGGCTGATTTACCCCGATTTCAGAGCCTCCATGGAACAGATGAAGACCTGCCGGATGCCGGCGGGTGGCTGA
- a CDS encoding PadR family transcriptional regulator produces the protein MSVRYAILGLLHYRNMHGYEIKHHIERHFGHMWTINYGQIYPNLRSLVEEGQITLADISPSEKGGPHRKLYAITDAGRNEFGRWLEKDEDSRMFLRDPFLMRFIFFGFGNRERALSIIDNQLRIYEDQLQRRRQLLERWQEQGEYVRLVAELGEEFNTMYVKWLRRARQEILERMEA, from the coding sequence ATGTCCGTACGCTACGCCATCCTGGGACTTCTTCACTACCGCAATATGCACGGCTACGAGATCAAGCACCACATCGAGCGCCATTTCGGCCACATGTGGACAATCAACTACGGCCAGATCTATCCGAATCTCCGGTCCCTGGTTGAGGAAGGCCAGATCACCCTGGCCGACATCTCACCCTCGGAAAAAGGCGGTCCCCATCGAAAGCTCTATGCCATCACGGACGCGGGGCGCAACGAATTCGGCCGGTGGCTGGAAAAAGACGAGGACTCGCGGATGTTTCTCCGCGATCCGTTTCTCATGCGGTTCATCTTCTTCGGCTTCGGGAACAGGGAACGGGCCCTGTCCATCATCGACAACCAGCTCCGGATTTACGAGGACCAGCTGCAGCGCCGCCGGCAGCTGCTCGAACGGTGGCAGGAGCAGGGAGAGTACGTGCGCCTCGTCGCCGAACTCGGCGAGGAATTCAACACCATGTATGTGAAGTGGCTGAGAAGGGCGCGGCAGGAAATCCTGGAGCGCATGGAGGCATAA
- a CDS encoding PAS domain S-box protein — translation MDKRSMTRTQLLEALEAAEKCIEELEATGMSDQGRMRESQARRERYRHFFNLPQLGTAIVGPDGNWVEISDEVCRILQYSREELQNISWRDLMPGDSLPEGRFSTRAVLDRTIRAGITEMQFIRKDGSQVDIQASAMPIRGEDGAVDYIVAVIQDITGRKQSDRLLNIQSELAFALTKATSVHEAAEFCLGACIRATECDSGGIYLLDDDSRALNLVHVQGVSDTFAERVRQYAGSSAGTRIVLDGRTLYFDAADLLSLFNGDDLTAEGIRSVGIFPIRHLDRIIGNLNVASHVFDTISEFGRKALEAIASQIGSAIARLLAEQKLRESEELFRLLFEKSDDANLFMLGDRYIECNEAALRIAGCPDKSLLLRLTPAEISPERQPDGALSSEKAMRMIELANWKGSHRFEWVRRKLDGGEVHLDVMLTAVSVKGKKLLLTTWRDITERKRAENELRESQRRLSDIIEFLPDATLVIDREGKIIAWNRAIEVMTGLPKEEMLGKGGNEYSIPFYGDRRPILIDLALRPDSEIEGKYTSIQRAGDILFGESFTPALPPGNKHLSATASVLRDSRGEVIAAIECIRDNTERKRLEERLNRAEKMEALGTLAGGVAHDLNNVLGVLVGYSELLLGKLPEESPLRRYAENILNSGERGAAIIQDLLTLARRGVTISEVLDLNGVVADYLRSPELEKLKNHHTGVTIRTELEDGLLNVKGSPVHLTKTLMNLVSNAVESISGDGEVTIRTKNRYLDCSVRGYDEMKEGDYAVLSVSDTGRGISSTDLGKIFEPFYTKKVMGRSGTGLGLAVVWGTVKDHAGYIDVRSAEGQGSVFTLYFPVTREALKGKQMKAQLDQYQGRGETILVVDDVEGQRNLAVSMLSQLNYRVEAVSSGEAAVEYIRERPADLLLLDMIMDPGIDGLETYRRILKINPRQRAVIISGFSETDRVRKAQESGAGGYVRKPYTLERIGLAIREELSRKAGR, via the coding sequence ATGGATAAGCGAAGCATGACCAGGACACAGCTCCTGGAGGCGCTGGAGGCTGCGGAAAAGTGCATCGAGGAACTGGAAGCGACGGGGATGAGCGATCAGGGCCGGATGAGAGAATCGCAAGCCCGCCGGGAACGATACCGGCATTTTTTCAACCTGCCACAGCTCGGCACGGCGATCGTCGGTCCTGACGGCAACTGGGTCGAAATCAGCGACGAAGTCTGCCGCATCCTCCAGTACAGCCGGGAAGAACTCCAGAATATAAGCTGGCGGGACCTCATGCCGGGAGACTCTCTCCCGGAGGGCCGTTTCAGCACCCGTGCCGTGCTCGACCGTACAATCCGGGCAGGAATCACCGAAATGCAGTTCATCCGGAAGGACGGCTCCCAGGTGGACATCCAGGCTTCGGCGATGCCGATCCGGGGAGAAGACGGCGCCGTCGATTATATCGTCGCGGTGATCCAGGACATCACCGGCCGCAAGCAGTCGGACCGGCTGCTGAACATCCAGAGCGAACTGGCCTTTGCCCTCACGAAGGCAACCTCCGTCCATGAGGCCGCGGAATTCTGCCTGGGGGCCTGCATCCGGGCTACGGAATGTGATTCCGGGGGCATATACCTGCTCGATGACGATTCGCGTGCTTTGAATCTGGTCCATGTACAGGGAGTATCGGACACGTTTGCCGAGAGGGTCCGACAATACGCCGGATCGTCTGCAGGGACGCGGATTGTGCTCGACGGCAGAACTTTGTACTTTGATGCCGCCGACCTGCTGTCCCTTTTCAACGGAGACGACCTGACTGCCGAAGGGATCCGGTCCGTCGGTATCTTTCCAATCCGCCACCTGGACAGGATCATCGGAAATCTGAACGTTGCATCCCATGTATTTGACACCATATCGGAATTCGGAAGGAAGGCCCTGGAGGCCATCGCCAGCCAGATCGGGTCGGCCATTGCCAGGCTGCTGGCGGAGCAGAAGCTCAGGGAAAGCGAGGAACTTTTCCGGCTCCTGTTTGAAAAATCGGACGATGCAAACCTGTTCATGCTGGGTGACCGATACATCGAGTGCAACGAAGCGGCCCTCAGGATCGCCGGGTGTCCCGACAAGTCTCTTCTCCTGCGGCTGACGCCTGCCGAAATTTCTCCGGAGCGGCAGCCCGACGGTGCGCTGTCTTCCGAGAAGGCGATGCGAATGATCGAACTCGCCAACTGGAAGGGTTCCCATCGCTTCGAGTGGGTCCGAAGGAAGCTCGACGGCGGGGAGGTCCACCTGGATGTCATGCTGACGGCCGTGTCGGTGAAGGGCAAGAAGCTTCTTCTTACGACCTGGCGCGACATCACCGAGCGAAAAAGGGCCGAAAACGAGTTGCGGGAATCGCAGCGCAGGCTGTCGGACATCATCGAATTTCTGCCGGATGCCACGCTGGTCATCGACCGGGAAGGCAAGATCATCGCCTGGAATCGGGCCATCGAGGTCATGACGGGACTGCCGAAGGAGGAGATGCTGGGGAAGGGCGGCAATGAATATTCCATTCCCTTTTACGGCGACAGGAGGCCCATCCTGATCGATCTGGCCCTTCGTCCCGATTCGGAGATCGAAGGGAAGTACACTTCAATCCAGAGGGCAGGGGACATCCTGTTCGGCGAATCCTTCACGCCCGCCCTGCCGCCCGGGAACAAACACCTGTCGGCGACAGCATCCGTTCTCCGCGATTCACGGGGCGAGGTCATTGCCGCCATCGAGTGCATCCGGGACAATACGGAGCGAAAAAGGCTGGAAGAGCGGCTCAACCGGGCCGAAAAGATGGAAGCCCTGGGAACGCTTGCCGGCGGCGTGGCCCACGACTTGAACAACGTGCTGGGCGTGCTGGTGGGGTATTCGGAACTGCTGCTGGGAAAATTGCCGGAGGAAAGCCCGCTGAGGCGATATGCGGAGAACATCCTGAATTCAGGCGAAAGGGGAGCCGCGATCATTCAGGATCTGCTGACCCTGGCCAGGAGGGGTGTAACCATCTCGGAGGTCCTGGACCTGAACGGGGTTGTCGCTGATTATCTGAGGAGCCCGGAGCTTGAAAAACTGAAGAACCATCACACAGGTGTGACCATCCGGACGGAGCTCGAGGACGGTCTCCTGAACGTAAAGGGTTCTCCGGTTCACCTGACAAAGACATTGATGAACCTGGTTTCCAATGCGGTCGAATCCATCTCCGGCGACGGGGAGGTGACCATCCGGACGAAGAACCGCTATCTCGATTGTTCGGTCCGGGGGTACGACGAGATGAAGGAAGGAGACTACGCCGTCCTGTCCGTGTCCGATACGGGCCGCGGGATCTCCTCCACGGACCTGGGCAAGATCTTCGAACCCTTCTATACGAAAAAGGTCATGGGAAGGAGCGGGACGGGCCTGGGACTGGCCGTTGTCTGGGGGACGGTGAAGGATCATGCCGGCTACATCGACGTCCGGAGCGCCGAGGGACAGGGGAGCGTCTTCACGCTGTATTTCCCGGTAACCCGGGAAGCGTTGAAGGGGAAGCAGATGAAGGCGCAACTCGATCAATACCAGGGCCGGGGAGAGACGATCCTTGTCGTGGACGATGTGGAGGGACAAAGGAACCTGGCCGTCAGCATGCTGAGCCAGCTCAATTACAGAGTCGAGGCCGTCTCCAGCGGAGAAGCGGCGGTGGAATACATCCGGGAACGCCCGGCCGACCTGCTGCTCCTGGACATGATCATGGACCCGGGAATCGACGGCCTGGAAACCTACCGGCGCATTCTGAAGATCAATCCGCGTCAGAGAGCGGTCATCATCAGCGGATTCTCGGAGACGGACCGGGTTCGGAAAGCCCAGGAATCGGGAGCCGGCGGTTATGTCCGGAAACCCTATACACTGGAGCGCATCGGTCTGGCGATCCGGGAAGAGTTATCCAGAAAGGCAGGCCGTTAA
- a CDS encoding DUF4442 domain-containing protein has translation MAISESKKETVAALENIIKIVGKMGVKIEQFDPGAVKVRLPKEPNINHVGMVYAGSLFSLADYTGGVLFSSCFDLKKYIPILKEASIVYRRPAMSDMTIEATFTESEIEELKKMADSVGKADFVKEFELKDENGTVCCMARGSFQIRKA, from the coding sequence ATGGCCATCAGCGAGTCGAAGAAGGAAACCGTAGCCGCCCTGGAGAACATCATCAAGATTGTCGGCAAGATGGGGGTGAAGATCGAGCAGTTCGATCCGGGAGCCGTGAAAGTCCGGCTGCCGAAGGAGCCGAACATCAACCACGTCGGCATGGTCTATGCCGGATCGCTCTTCTCGCTGGCGGATTACACGGGGGGCGTTCTCTTCAGTTCCTGTTTTGACCTGAAAAAATATATCCCCATCCTGAAGGAGGCGTCGATCGTCTACAGGCGTCCTGCCATGAGCGACATGACCATCGAGGCGACGTTCACCGAGAGCGAGATCGAGGAGCTGAAGAAGATGGCGGACAGCGTCGGGAAGGCGGATTTCGTAAAAGAGTTCGAATTGAAAGACGAGAACGGAACCGTCTGTTGCATGGCCCGAGGGAGTTTTCAGATCCGAAAGGCATAG